The Fervidibacillus albus genome contains a region encoding:
- the serS gene encoding serine--tRNA ligase, producing the protein MFDMKLLRTNFEAVKEKLKYRGEDLTDLEKFGELDKKRRELITESEKLKSKRNDVSAQIAVLKKEKKDANELIQSMKEVGEKIKQLDDELREVERELNHLLLSIPNIPHESVPVGESEDDNVEIRKWKEVPTFSFEPKPHWELATNLGILDFERAAKVTGSRFTFYKGAGAKLERALINFMLDLHIEEHGYEEMLPPYLVNRTSLTGTGQLPKFEEDAFLVEKEDYFLIPTAEVPVTNYHRDEILTADELPKKYAAYSACFRSEAGSAGRDTRGLIRQHQFNKVELVKFVKPEESYDELEKLVQDAERVLQLLELPYRVLNMCTADLGFTAAKKYDIEVWIPSYNTYREISSCSNFEAFQARRANIRFRRDPKAKPEYVHTLNGSGLAIGRTVAAILENYQQEDGTIVIPEVLRPYFGKDVIQ; encoded by the coding sequence ATGTTTGATATGAAATTATTACGGACAAATTTTGAAGCGGTAAAAGAAAAATTAAAGTATCGTGGAGAGGATTTAACCGATTTAGAAAAATTTGGGGAATTGGATAAAAAACGTCGGGAATTAATTACGGAAAGTGAAAAGTTGAAGAGTAAACGGAACGACGTATCAGCGCAAATAGCGGTTTTAAAAAAGGAAAAGAAAGACGCGAACGAGCTCATCCAATCGATGAAAGAAGTAGGCGAAAAAATTAAACAGTTGGACGATGAGCTACGGGAAGTTGAACGTGAGCTGAACCATTTATTACTATCGATACCGAACATTCCCCATGAAAGTGTACCAGTCGGAGAAAGTGAAGATGATAATGTGGAAATTCGAAAATGGAAAGAAGTACCTACCTTTTCCTTTGAACCGAAACCGCACTGGGAATTGGCGACGAATTTAGGCATTTTAGATTTCGAACGGGCAGCGAAGGTTACGGGAAGTCGGTTTACGTTTTACAAAGGAGCCGGTGCAAAATTAGAACGGGCTCTAATCAATTTTATGCTCGATTTGCATATTGAAGAACACGGATATGAGGAAATGCTTCCCCCTTATTTAGTAAACCGGACGAGTTTGACAGGAACAGGACAACTTCCAAAGTTTGAAGAAGATGCGTTCCTCGTCGAAAAGGAAGATTATTTCCTTATTCCAACAGCAGAAGTACCAGTGACAAATTACCATCGGGATGAGATTTTAACAGCTGACGAATTACCGAAAAAATATGCGGCATATAGCGCTTGCTTCCGTTCTGAAGCTGGATCGGCTGGAAGGGATACCCGCGGTTTGATTCGCCAACATCAATTTAACAAAGTCGAACTCGTGAAATTTGTGAAACCGGAAGAATCGTATGATGAACTCGAAAAATTAGTTCAGGATGCAGAACGGGTACTCCAACTATTAGAACTTCCGTATCGCGTTTTGAATATGTGTACGGCTGATTTGGGCTTTACCGCTGCGAAAAAATACGACATCGAAGTATGGATTCCAAGCTACAATACGTATCGAGAAATTTCTTCGTGCAGTAATTTTGAAGCGTTTCAAGCCCGGAGAGCAAACATTCGCTTCCGTAGAGACCCGAAAGCAAAACCGGAATACGTCCATACGTTAAACGGTTCTGGACTGGCGATTGGCAGAACAGTAGCCGCCATATTGGAAAATTACCAACAAGAAGACGGAACCATCGTTATTCCGGAAGTGTTACGCCCGTATTTCGGAAAGGATGTCATTCAATAA
- a CDS encoding serine hydrolase → MRYIIIPILFMLLFSFTGNHQASANTDSLNLQGEAAILIDGETGKVLYEKNADELLGVASMSKMMTEYLVLEAIHEGRISWDQEVTINEYVHKLSAAPGLSNVGLTQGEKYTVLELYEAMAIHSGNAAAVALAEVISGTESNFVKLMNEKAEELELEDYHFVNSTGLNNSSLLGNYPEGTDENDENQMSARATAKLAYRLIHDFPEVLETASKAELEFRDGRIYKNFNWMLPGLIYEYEGMDGLKTGSTDFAGYCFTATAERNGQRFISVIMNTGSQTERFAETEKLLNYAFSTFSEVELFPENLTIEDTETLPVVKGKEDSVKIASAESIQLVIKNGEEDLYEPKIVIDEDKLNEDGELTAPVQKGDVVGYLTYTYDGQDLGFIDGTDTIKVDVVATESVEKANGFVLMMRGIGEFFSNLWSGITKTIGSWF, encoded by the coding sequence ATGCGCTACATCATCATCCCAATCCTTTTTATGCTCCTTTTTAGTTTTACCGGTAATCATCAAGCATCAGCCAATACCGATTCGTTAAATTTACAAGGAGAGGCTGCGATTTTAATCGATGGTGAAACGGGAAAAGTATTGTATGAGAAAAATGCAGACGAACTGCTCGGTGTCGCCAGTATGTCCAAAATGATGACTGAATACTTAGTACTGGAAGCGATCCATGAAGGAAGAATTTCCTGGGATCAAGAAGTAACGATTAACGAATATGTCCATAAATTGTCTGCAGCTCCTGGACTATCCAATGTCGGATTAACCCAAGGAGAAAAATATACAGTGCTTGAATTGTATGAAGCGATGGCAATCCATTCGGGAAATGCCGCTGCCGTCGCATTAGCAGAAGTTATATCTGGAACGGAATCGAATTTCGTGAAATTGATGAATGAAAAGGCAGAAGAACTCGAACTTGAAGACTATCATTTTGTCAATTCGACCGGATTAAATAATTCTAGTTTACTTGGAAACTATCCGGAAGGAACGGATGAAAATGATGAAAATCAAATGTCCGCTCGTGCGACGGCAAAACTCGCCTACCGATTGATTCACGATTTCCCTGAAGTATTGGAAACAGCAAGTAAAGCAGAGTTGGAATTTCGCGACGGAAGAATCTATAAAAATTTCAACTGGATGTTGCCAGGACTCATTTATGAATACGAGGGGATGGACGGATTAAAAACCGGTTCGACCGATTTTGCCGGATATTGTTTTACCGCCACCGCCGAACGAAACGGGCAACGCTTTATCTCCGTGATCATGAATACCGGAAGTCAAACGGAGCGTTTTGCCGAAACGGAAAAATTATTGAATTATGCATTCAGTACATTTTCTGAAGTCGAACTCTTTCCGGAAAATTTGACGATCGAAGATACTGAAACATTACCCGTTGTCAAAGGAAAAGAAGATTCCGTCAAAATCGCATCTGCCGAATCGATTCAACTGGTCATCAAAAATGGTGAAGAAGACTTGTATGAGCCCAAAATCGTTATCGATGAAGATAAACTAAATGAAGATGGTGAACTAACCGCTCCCGTCCAAAAGGGTGATGTCGTCGGCTATTTAACATATACGTATGACGGACAAGACCTCGGCTTCATCGATGGAACGGATACGATTAAAGTAGATGTCGTAGCGACAGAATCGGTGGAAAAGGCGAACGGATTTGTTTTAATGATGAGAGGAATCGGTGAATTTTTCAGCAATTTATGGAGCGGAATTACGAAAACGATTGGAAGTTGGTTTTAA